From one Acinonyx jubatus isolate Ajub_Pintada_27869175 chromosome B1, VMU_Ajub_asm_v1.0, whole genome shotgun sequence genomic stretch:
- the LOC113604700 gene encoding beta-defensin 130B-like: MRLHSLLSVLLLFVTIIPKARPGMIPGKKQCVLLKGVCRDGGCTSTDDTIGECNDEKKCCRKWWIFYPYATPAPKAKSP; the protein is encoded by the exons ATGAGactccattctcttctttctgttcttctcctCTTTGTGACTATAATACCAAAAG CAAGGCCTGGCATGATCCCGGGGAAGAAACAGTGTGTTCTTCTGAAAGGGGTGTGCAGAGACGGAGGGTGCACCTCCACAGATGATACCATTGGTGAATGCAATGATGAGAAAAAGTGTTGTAGAAAGTGGTGGATATTTTATCCCTATGCAACACCGGCTCCCAAAGCAAAATCTCCTTAG